In Thauera aromatica K172, one DNA window encodes the following:
- the queC gene encoding 7-cyano-7-deazaguanine synthase QueC: MNTPPRAVVLLSGGLDSATCLAIARDQGFETYALSVAYGQRHAAELTASKRVADALGAKEHRLARVNLGQFGGSALTDPAIAVPEDEGAVGESAIPVTYVPARNTVMLSIALAWAEVLGASDIFVGVNAVDYSGYPDCRPEFIAAFEAMANLATRAAVEGARLRIHAPLIALSKADIIRRGSALGVDYGLTVTCYQADDAGRACGRCEACRLRAAGFTAAAIDDPTPYQPPLA, encoded by the coding sequence ATGAACACGCCTCCCCGCGCCGTCGTCCTTCTCTCCGGCGGCCTCGATTCCGCCACCTGCCTTGCGATCGCCCGCGACCAGGGATTCGAGACCTACGCCCTGTCGGTCGCCTACGGCCAGCGCCACGCCGCCGAACTGACCGCCTCGAAGCGGGTCGCCGACGCCCTCGGCGCAAAGGAACACCGCCTGGCGCGGGTCAACCTGGGCCAGTTCGGCGGCTCGGCGCTCACCGACCCCGCCATCGCCGTGCCCGAGGACGAAGGCGCCGTGGGGGAGTCCGCCATTCCAGTCACCTACGTGCCGGCACGCAACACGGTGATGCTGTCGATCGCGCTGGCCTGGGCGGAAGTGCTCGGCGCCAGCGACATCTTCGTCGGAGTCAACGCGGTGGACTATTCCGGCTACCCCGACTGCCGCCCCGAGTTCATCGCAGCCTTCGAGGCCATGGCCAACCTCGCCACCCGGGCGGCCGTCGAAGGCGCCCGCCTGCGCATCCACGCGCCGCTGATCGCGCTGTCGAAAGCGGACATCATCCGCCGCGGCAGCGCGCTCGGCGTGGACTACGGCCTCACCGTGACCTGCTACCAGGCCGACGACGCCGGCCGCGCCTGCGGCCGCTGCGAGGCCTGCCGCCTGCGCGCCGCCGGCTTCACCGCCGCCGCCATCGACGACCCGACGCCCTACCAGCCACCCCTCGCCTGA
- a CDS encoding phage replication initiation protein, NGO0469 family, protein MALTITATDSTEFELPPAGATAARCCAVIDLGSQESTYQGETKTQPKILLTFELAELRSDGTPHRVSRRMTASLHKKAQLRAFLEQWRGRAFTDEELRAFNVGKLLNAPCMLNLVHIERAGKQYANILSVSPVPKGMSAPELADAAVLFDLSAPDWNVFAGLSSRLQETISASPEYQAASAPKSVSLPAPVASRPAPAPALSAQPPAPAAPAQTYAPAGAGFADFEDDIPF, encoded by the coding sequence ATGGCACTGACCATCACCGCAACCGACTCGACCGAGTTCGAGCTTCCCCCCGCTGGCGCGACCGCTGCCCGCTGCTGCGCCGTCATCGACCTGGGTTCGCAGGAATCGACCTACCAGGGCGAGACCAAGACGCAGCCGAAAATCCTGCTGACGTTCGAGCTTGCCGAGCTGCGCAGCGACGGCACCCCGCACCGGGTGAGCCGCCGCATGACCGCGAGCCTGCACAAGAAAGCGCAACTGCGCGCCTTCCTGGAGCAGTGGCGAGGCCGCGCCTTCACCGATGAAGAGCTGCGCGCCTTTAATGTGGGGAAGCTGCTGAACGCGCCTTGCATGCTGAATCTGGTGCACATCGAGCGCGCCGGCAAGCAGTACGCCAACATCCTGAGCGTGTCGCCCGTCCCGAAGGGCATGAGCGCGCCCGAGCTGGCTGACGCGGCCGTGCTGTTCGACTTGTCCGCGCCAGACTGGAACGTCTTTGCCGGGCTGTCCTCGCGCCTGCAGGAGACCATCAGCGCCTCGCCCGAGTACCAGGCCGCCAGCGCGCCCAAGTCTGTGAGCCTGCCTGCGCCGGTCGCATCGAGGCCCGCCCCTGCACCAGCCCTGAGCGCACAGCCCCCGGCCCCCGCCGCCCCTGCGCAGACGTATGCACCCGCTGGCGCTGGCTTCGCAGACTTCGAAGACGACATCCCCTTCTGA
- a CDS encoding AAA family ATPase has translation MMKPRDFDPGRELERARSALWSLDAGCPRPEWVRLGMAAKAAGLAFEDWHAWSETAGNYRDESDCLSTWNSMKGEGIGAGTLFAAARAAGWQDTTDGSPAPVHPVFDSRPVNRQTEDRSERARTAQEPQTPRREGKGTFADPAALWSRFEPAPAAHDYLTRKGIAPDGLRIASAGLTIAGHDCAGWLALPVWNIERGELQSLQLVSPEAGPPKLSLPGCRIAGGALAVHQDAPEGRPSPEAFAGGVAYLAEGVATAASLYQATGRAAVACFGKGNLDTIARALRQHYPGLRLVLCPDRGAEHQAAAIAAGIGGPVAWVALPESCPPNYDANDYAAAHGLDGLAELLKTERTPPQRFRPVSAAELVSRPPVRWRVRGVLPLEGIAAFYGPPSCGKSFLALDLLAAIAAGRDWFACRVKPAPVLYIGLEGEAGIAQRVRAHQARHGIADAMRFILAPLDLRQPQDRADIISAARAAGQPGGVLCIDTLAASAPGMDENTSADMGEVIAALKALQAELGGLVLAVHHTGKDSTKGLRGHSSLLGALDAAIEVTRTDDRREWRTAKSKDGSDGDAHPFRLEVVELETDEDGEPVTSCVVAPEERAADALRRVALPGGGNMRLAFDAIAAALKDARAYGMASAPPGRPCIPLETATTAAGNALPCEPKRRRERAQAAITGLVGRGNLGHAEGWIWLS, from the coding sequence ATGATGAAGCCCCGAGACTTCGACCCCGGACGCGAGCTTGAGCGCGCCCGGTCCGCGCTGTGGAGCCTGGACGCCGGATGCCCGCGCCCGGAATGGGTGCGCCTGGGCATGGCCGCGAAGGCCGCCGGCCTCGCCTTCGAGGACTGGCACGCCTGGAGTGAGACCGCCGGCAACTACCGCGATGAATCGGACTGTCTTTCGACCTGGAACAGCATGAAGGGCGAAGGCATCGGAGCGGGGACGCTGTTTGCTGCTGCCCGCGCCGCTGGATGGCAGGACACGACCGACGGGAGCCCGGCTCCGGTCCATCCTGTATTTGACAGTCGACCAGTCAACCGACAGACAGAGGACCGCTCAGAACGCGCCAGAACGGCACAGGAGCCGCAAACGCCCCGCCGGGAGGGCAAGGGTACGTTCGCCGACCCTGCCGCCCTCTGGAGCCGATTTGAGCCCGCCCCCGCCGCGCATGACTACCTGACCCGCAAGGGCATCGCCCCCGATGGCCTGCGCATTGCATCGGCCGGCCTGACCATCGCCGGGCACGACTGCGCCGGCTGGCTGGCGCTGCCTGTCTGGAACATCGAGCGTGGCGAGCTGCAAAGCCTGCAACTGGTGAGCCCCGAGGCCGGTCCGCCGAAGCTGAGCCTGCCCGGCTGCCGCATTGCCGGTGGTGCGCTGGCGGTGCACCAGGATGCGCCAGAAGGCCGCCCAAGCCCCGAAGCCTTCGCGGGTGGCGTGGCGTATCTGGCCGAAGGCGTGGCGACCGCTGCGAGCCTGTATCAAGCGACCGGCCGCGCTGCGGTGGCGTGCTTCGGCAAGGGCAATCTCGACACCATCGCCCGCGCCCTGCGCCAGCACTACCCCGGCCTGCGCCTCGTGCTGTGCCCCGACCGGGGAGCCGAGCACCAGGCCGCAGCGATTGCCGCCGGCATCGGTGGCCCGGTGGCCTGGGTAGCGCTGCCCGAGAGTTGCCCGCCGAACTACGACGCCAACGACTACGCCGCCGCGCACGGCCTCGACGGGCTGGCCGAACTGCTGAAGACCGAGCGCACCCCGCCGCAACGCTTCCGCCCTGTGAGCGCAGCCGAGCTGGTGAGCCGCCCCCCTGTGCGCTGGCGCGTGCGTGGCGTGCTGCCGCTGGAGGGCATCGCCGCTTTCTATGGCCCGCCATCGTGCGGAAAGTCCTTCCTCGCACTCGACCTGCTGGCCGCCATCGCCGCCGGCCGTGACTGGTTCGCCTGCCGGGTGAAGCCCGCCCCTGTGCTTTACATCGGCCTGGAAGGCGAAGCCGGCATCGCGCAACGAGTCCGCGCGCACCAGGCCCGGCACGGCATCGCGGATGCAATGCGCTTCATTCTGGCCCCCCTCGACCTGCGCCAGCCCCAAGACCGCGCCGACATTATCAGCGCCGCCCGCGCCGCCGGCCAGCCCGGCGGCGTGCTGTGTATCGACACCCTGGCCGCATCCGCGCCCGGCATGGACGAGAACACCAGCGCCGACATGGGCGAAGTCATCGCCGCCCTGAAGGCCCTGCAAGCCGAGCTTGGCGGGCTGGTGCTGGCCGTGCATCACACCGGCAAGGACAGCACCAAGGGGCTGCGTGGGCATTCCTCCCTGCTTGGTGCGCTGGACGCCGCCATCGAGGTAACGCGCACCGACGACCGGCGGGAGTGGCGCACCGCCAAGAGCAAGGACGGCAGCGACGGAGACGCGCACCCCTTCCGCCTGGAGGTGGTGGAGCTGGAGACCGACGAGGACGGCGAGCCGGTTACGTCCTGCGTGGTCGCGCCAGAAGAGCGCGCCGCCGATGCGCTGCGCCGGGTGGCGCTGCCCGGTGGTGGAAACATGCGCCTCGCCTTCGATGCCATCGCCGCCGCCCTGAAGGACGCCCGCGCCTATGGCATGGCTTCCGCCCCGCCCGGCCGCCCCTGCATCCCGCTGGAGACCGCAACGACCGCAGCCGGCAATGCGCTGCCTTGCGAACCCAAGCGCCGCCGGGAGCGAGCGCAAGCCGCCATCACCGGACTAGTGGGCCGTGGAAACCTGGGGCACGCGGAGGGGTGGATATGGCTTTCCTGA
- a CDS encoding helix-turn-helix domain-containing protein, producing MKSARPAEAVPSANTSAHSTPQQTDLPGLERASEAPTLPSPNTRAAEALALLLKRGDLDQRQFLDDAGGWRLAAAVHVLRGLGWRIETERVPVTLANGEAAHIARYRLDRPSRPHQAGLIRPDLAAWLALAAMLTADAFARAVPWFA from the coding sequence ATGAAAAGCGCCCGGCCCGCCGAAGCAGTACCGAGCGCGAACACCAGCGCCCATTCTACCCCGCAGCAAACCGACCTGCCCGGCCTGGAGCGCGCCAGCGAAGCGCCGACCCTGCCCAGCCCGAACACCCGGGCGGCCGAAGCCCTCGCCCTGCTGTTGAAACGCGGAGACCTCGACCAGCGCCAATTCCTCGACGACGCCGGAGGCTGGCGACTGGCCGCCGCCGTGCATGTCCTGCGTGGCCTGGGCTGGCGCATCGAGACCGAGCGCGTGCCGGTGACGCTTGCCAATGGCGAAGCTGCCCACATCGCCCGCTATCGCCTCGACCGCCCCTCGCGCCCGCACCAAGCCGGCCTCATCCGGCCCGACCTCGCCGCGTGGCTCGCCCTCGCTGCGATGCTGACGGCTGACGCCTTCGCCCGCGCCGTCCCGTGGTTCGCATGA
- a CDS encoding DNA-binding protein has translation MGISTEELAGQLRLKPQSLRAALCRDGHYFGLRPRKMPNGRLLWPTDAVERLTSPRPVEVAQ, from the coding sequence ATGGGAATCTCGACTGAAGAACTGGCCGGCCAACTGCGCCTGAAGCCGCAGAGCTTGCGCGCTGCACTGTGCAGGGATGGGCACTACTTCGGCCTGCGTCCGCGCAAGATGCCGAACGGTCGCCTCCTGTGGCCTACCGATGCGGTGGAGCGCCTGACCTCGCCGCGTCCGGTGGAGGTGGCGCAATGA
- a CDS encoding helix-turn-helix domain-containing protein, with the protein MTELADLKARILANPEARAEYGAQAPEFDLARELIAARARAGLTQSELAERMHTTQSTIARLESGRTMPSMRTLARYAEATGSRAVVRLERTA; encoded by the coding sequence ATGACTGAGCTTGCTGACCTGAAGGCCCGCATCCTGGCGAACCCCGAAGCCCGCGCCGAGTACGGCGCGCAAGCGCCGGAGTTCGACCTTGCCCGCGAGCTTATCGCCGCCCGCGCCCGCGCCGGCCTGACGCAATCCGAGCTTGCCGAGCGCATGCACACGACGCAATCGACCATCGCCCGCCTGGAGAGTGGCCGCACCATGCCGAGCATGCGCACCCTGGCCCGCTACGCCGAGGCCACCGGAAGCCGCGCCGTGGTGCGATTGGAGCGCACCGCCTGA
- a CDS encoding helix-turn-helix domain-containing protein has product MSTAFESIKRGLQEAIEHAEGHPAPGTRIRRPRPVDVKALRAKVGMTQEQFAARFGFSTATLRHWERGDRTPHGPALVLLNVIERNPAAVIEALSA; this is encoded by the coding sequence ATGAGCACCGCATTCGAGAGCATCAAGCGTGGCCTGCAAGAGGCCATCGAGCATGCCGAAGGGCATCCCGCGCCGGGCACACGGATTCGCCGCCCGCGCCCGGTGGATGTGAAGGCCCTGCGCGCCAAGGTGGGCATGACGCAAGAGCAGTTCGCCGCGCGCTTCGGGTTCTCGACGGCAACCCTTCGCCATTGGGAGCGAGGCGACCGCACGCCGCACGGCCCCGCGCTGGTGCTGCTGAACGTCATCGAGCGCAACCCCGCCGCCGTCATCGAGGCCCTGAGCGCCTGA
- a CDS encoding HigA family addiction module antitoxin, with amino-acid sequence MDMHNPAPPGELLAGWLEDMDMSVTAFAAHIGISRVMLSRILHGHAAITADMDLRLTEALGTTPGFWLRVQMQRDMWNAGLRAKERPPVARIAA; translated from the coding sequence ATGGATATGCACAACCCCGCACCCCCTGGCGAACTACTGGCCGGCTGGCTGGAAGATATGGATATGAGCGTGACCGCCTTTGCCGCCCACATCGGCATCAGTCGCGTGATGCTTTCGCGCATCCTGCACGGGCACGCCGCCATCACCGCCGACATGGACCTTAGGCTGACTGAGGCGCTGGGCACGACGCCCGGATTCTGGCTGAGGGTGCAGATGCAGCGCGATATGTGGAATGCCGGCCTGCGCGCCAAGGAGCGCCCGCCCGTGGCGCGGATTGCAGCCTAA
- a CDS encoding type II toxin-antitoxin system RelE/ParE family toxin gives MITSFRHKGLEAFFRTGTQAGIQPMHAKRLSEMLTALHAAAGPADLARPAWRLHGLSGDRAGFFSMTVQANWRLTFRFVGSDVELLDYLDYH, from the coding sequence ATGATTACATCGTTTCGCCATAAGGGGCTTGAGGCTTTCTTCAGGACAGGCACGCAAGCGGGAATCCAGCCCATGCACGCCAAGCGCCTGAGCGAGATGCTGACCGCTTTGCACGCTGCCGCTGGTCCTGCCGACCTTGCCCGCCCCGCATGGCGACTGCACGGATTGTCAGGCGACCGCGCCGGATTCTTTTCGATGACGGTACAGGCCAACTGGCGTTTGACCTTCCGTTTCGTAGGCTCTGACGTGGAGCTGCTGGACTATCTGGACTATCACTGA
- a CDS encoding integrase family protein, whose amino-acid sequence MQRERLTPERIRRFTCPEGTKQVFLLDSEAPRLAVRATAGAKSYIFESKLNRQTIRVTIGDVRAWNLDGARAEARRLQTEIDQGNDPREQKRERIAAAEARREEERRTEEPALVAWEAYIEARRPKWGERSYQDHLNLSKAGGETITRGRKTTKDGKTQPGALRPLLALPLSRIDAKTVRAFLKDDAAKRPTQAALAFRLLRAFLNWCADRPEYQGQIHADACAGRIARDELPKRQAKQDALEREMLRPWFEHVRAIPNPVQAAYLQVALLTGARREEVAEMRWTDVDFRWSKIIIRDKVEGERTIPLTPYVAGLLQDLKRRNDTPPPEHRILHGKRTRNDLDAWEPSPWVFASKTAASGRLQEPRIAHNRALRDAGLPPLTIHGLRRSFGSLSEWCEVPAGIVAQIQGHKPSATAEKHYRVRPIDLLRQWHTKIEAWILEQAGIEQAHQEETAPALRVVA is encoded by the coding sequence ATGCAACGCGAGCGCCTGACCCCCGAAAGAATCCGCCGCTTCACCTGCCCCGAGGGAACAAAACAGGTTTTCTTGTTGGACTCCGAAGCGCCGCGCCTTGCCGTGCGTGCGACCGCTGGCGCGAAGTCGTATATCTTCGAGAGCAAGCTGAACCGGCAAACCATCCGCGTGACCATCGGGGACGTTCGCGCCTGGAACCTCGACGGCGCCCGCGCCGAGGCCCGCCGCCTGCAAACCGAGATTGACCAGGGTAACGACCCGCGAGAGCAGAAGCGCGAGCGCATCGCCGCCGCCGAAGCCCGGCGTGAGGAAGAGCGCCGAACCGAGGAACCCGCGCTCGTGGCCTGGGAGGCATACATCGAGGCCCGCCGCCCGAAGTGGGGCGAACGCAGTTACCAGGACCACTTGAACCTGAGCAAAGCGGGGGGCGAGACCATCACGCGCGGGCGCAAGACGACCAAGGACGGCAAGACCCAGCCCGGAGCACTGCGCCCCTTGCTGGCGCTGCCGCTGTCCAGAATCGACGCCAAGACCGTGCGCGCCTTCCTGAAGGACGACGCCGCCAAGCGCCCGACGCAAGCCGCGCTCGCCTTCCGCCTGCTGCGCGCCTTCCTCAACTGGTGCGCCGACCGCCCCGAGTACCAGGGACAGATTCACGCCGACGCCTGCGCCGGCCGCATCGCCCGCGATGAACTGCCCAAGCGCCAAGCCAAGCAGGACGCACTGGAACGCGAAATGCTGCGCCCTTGGTTCGAGCACGTGCGCGCCATCCCCAACCCGGTGCAGGCCGCCTATCTGCAAGTGGCCTTGCTGACTGGCGCACGCCGCGAAGAAGTGGCCGAAATGCGATGGACCGACGTCGACTTCCGCTGGAGCAAAATCATCATCCGCGACAAGGTGGAAGGCGAGCGCACCATCCCGCTGACGCCCTATGTCGCCGGCCTGCTGCAAGACCTGAAGCGCCGCAACGACACCCCGCCGCCCGAGCATCGCATCCTTCACGGCAAGCGCACCCGCAACGACCTTGATGCCTGGGAGCCTTCGCCCTGGGTGTTCGCCAGCAAGACAGCCGCATCCGGCCGCCTGCAAGAGCCGCGCATTGCGCACAACCGCGCCTTGAGGGACGCCGGCCTGCCGCCGCTGACGATTCACGGCCTGCGCCGCAGCTTCGGCAGCCTGTCCGAGTGGTGCGAAGTGCCCGCCGGCATCGTGGCGCAAATCCAAGGCCACAAGCCGAGCGCGACCGCTGAGAAGCATTACCGCGTGCGACCGATTGACCTGCTGCGCCAGTGGCACACGAAGATTGAAGCATGGATTCTGGAGCAGGCCGGCATCGAGCAGGCGCACCAGGAAGAGACCGCGCCCGCGCTGCGCGTGGTGGCGTGA
- the infA gene encoding translation initiation factor IF-1: MAKEELIEMHGSVTEVLPDGRYRVTLDNGHNLIAYSGGKMRKHHIRIIAGDNVSLEMSPYDLSKGRITFRHLPGRPAGSAATTARPARRR, translated from the coding sequence ATGGCCAAGGAAGAACTCATCGAAATGCACGGATCCGTTACCGAGGTGCTGCCCGACGGCCGCTACCGCGTCACCCTCGACAACGGCCACAACCTCATCGCCTACTCCGGCGGGAAGATGCGCAAGCACCATATCCGCATCATCGCCGGCGACAACGTGTCGCTGGAAATGTCGCCCTACGACCTGAGCAAGGGCCGCATCACTTTCCGCCATCTTCCCGGCCGCCCGGCCGGCAGCGCAGCGACTACCGCCCGCCCCGCACGGCGGCGCTGA
- a CDS encoding dienelactone hydrolase family protein: protein MSKPPPATPAEFDSLLPETHMERRAFVATLAAAGFAAAVLPVQAGTLIHTGDEGLDSGDLSLPVSGGELPAYFAAPAARAARSRLPVVLVVQEIFGVHAHIRDVCRRLAHLGYLAVAPELFFRQGDPRTLDNVGAILQEIVANVPDAQVMTDLDACADWAFARGGDPERLAITGFCWGGRITWLYAAHNPALKAGVAWYGRLDGPRSALTPQHPVDVAAALHAPVLGLYAGQDQGIPLADVTAMRGALQQAGSASTIVVYPDAPHAFHADYRPSYRKDEAEDGWRRMQAWFAAHLG, encoded by the coding sequence ATGTCCAAGCCCCCGCCTGCCACGCCCGCCGAATTCGACAGCCTGCTGCCGGAAACGCACATGGAGCGCCGCGCTTTCGTCGCCACCCTGGCCGCCGCCGGCTTCGCTGCCGCGGTGCTGCCGGTGCAGGCCGGCACCCTGATCCACACCGGCGACGAAGGTCTCGACAGCGGCGATCTCAGCCTCCCCGTCAGCGGCGGCGAACTGCCGGCCTATTTTGCCGCTCCCGCAGCACGCGCCGCTCGCAGCCGCCTTCCAGTGGTGCTGGTGGTACAGGAAATCTTCGGCGTCCACGCCCATATCCGCGACGTCTGCCGGCGCCTCGCCCACCTGGGCTACCTCGCCGTCGCACCCGAGCTGTTCTTTCGCCAAGGGGATCCGCGCACCCTCGACAATGTCGGCGCGATCCTCCAGGAAATTGTCGCCAACGTGCCCGACGCTCAGGTGATGACCGACCTCGACGCCTGTGCCGACTGGGCCTTCGCCCGGGGCGGCGACCCCGAACGTCTGGCGATCACCGGCTTTTGCTGGGGCGGGCGGATCACCTGGCTATACGCTGCACACAATCCCGCGCTCAAGGCCGGAGTGGCCTGGTACGGTCGTCTCGACGGCCCCCGCTCGGCGCTGACGCCGCAGCACCCGGTCGATGTCGCCGCCGCCCTGCACGCGCCGGTGCTGGGCCTGTACGCCGGCCAGGATCAGGGCATTCCGCTTGCCGATGTGACCGCGATGCGCGGCGCGCTGCAGCAGGCCGGCAGCGCCAGCACGATCGTGGTCTATCCCGATGCGCCTCACGCCTTCCACGCCGACTACCGGCCGAGCTACCGCAAGGACGAGGCCGAGGACGGCTGGCGGCGCATGCAGGCTTGGTTCGCAGCCCACCTCGGCTGA
- a CDS encoding Gx transporter family protein, which yields MTRSTIELTPTAEDRRIARHAAAAIVLTVAEAAIPLPLPGVKPGLANIVTLVVLARWGWREAVWVSLLRVLAGNLLLGQFLAPGFFLSLSGALASLVALGLAMHLPQRWFGPVSHSILAAFAHIGAQLVVARLWLVPHDGVFYLLPVFALAAVVFGLVNGLVAARLLAEIGQRAAATPAPER from the coding sequence ATGACACGCTCAACTATTGAGCTGACCCCGACCGCCGAGGACCGGCGTATCGCCCGCCATGCGGCGGCGGCGATCGTGCTCACCGTCGCCGAGGCGGCAATTCCGCTGCCATTGCCGGGAGTCAAGCCGGGCTTGGCCAACATCGTCACCCTGGTGGTGCTGGCGCGCTGGGGCTGGCGCGAGGCGGTGTGGGTGTCGCTGCTGCGCGTGCTCGCCGGCAACCTGCTGCTTGGCCAGTTCCTCGCCCCGGGCTTCTTCCTCAGCCTGTCGGGGGCGCTCGCCAGCCTCGTGGCGCTGGGGCTGGCGATGCACCTGCCACAGCGCTGGTTCGGCCCGGTCAGCCACAGCATCCTCGCCGCCTTCGCCCACATCGGCGCGCAACTGGTGGTGGCGCGGCTGTGGCTGGTGCCGCACGACGGCGTGTTCTACCTGCTGCCGGTGTTCGCCCTCGCCGCGGTGGTGTTCGGCCTGGTCAACGGGCTGGTGGCGGCACGCCTGCTGGCTGAAATCGGCCAGCGCGCCGCGGCGACACCGGCGCCGGAACGCTAG
- a CDS encoding NusG domain II-containing protein, which translates to MKFGFAQWRRLLRPGDIAVAVAGLILCVYAVLALWQGGTPDAAVIRAGGRVVAEVDLSRARRVEVPGPLGVTLVEIEPGRARIASDPGPRQYCVRQGWLTQAGAVAICAPNEVSLSLTGRSANYDTLNY; encoded by the coding sequence GTGAAATTCGGCTTTGCCCAGTGGCGAAGGCTGTTGCGCCCCGGCGATATCGCCGTCGCCGTCGCCGGCCTGATCCTGTGCGTCTACGCGGTGCTCGCGCTGTGGCAGGGTGGAACACCCGATGCCGCGGTGATTCGCGCCGGCGGCCGGGTGGTGGCCGAAGTCGACCTGTCGCGTGCGCGCCGGGTCGAGGTGCCCGGCCCGCTCGGCGTGACCCTGGTCGAAATCGAGCCGGGGCGCGCGCGCATCGCTTCCGATCCCGGTCCGCGCCAGTACTGCGTGCGCCAGGGCTGGCTGACACAGGCCGGGGCGGTGGCGATCTGCGCCCCCAACGAAGTCAGCCTGAGCCTCACCGGGCGGAGCGCGAACTATGACACGCTCAACTATTGA
- the rapZ gene encoding RNase adapter RapZ, translating into MQIVLISGLSGSGKSIALNVLEDAGYYVVDNLPAALLPQLVDHLRCAGGERVAVVVDMRSGTSIDTLPQEVAALRRSGTDLRFIFLEARDDALIARFSETRRRHPLAVGGVTLEEAIQRERDALDSIAELGHRIDTSNLLPNTLRAWVKGFIDLAPAEGLTLMFESFGFKYGIPLDADLVFDVRCLPNPHYDPQLRPLTGRDQPVIDFLRTIPEVARMGEDIRRFLADWLPAYVGDNRSYLTVAIGCTGGQHRSVYLAEWLATQFRGQLEVIVRHRSDARRIADRAAAGGGDAALGPAA; encoded by the coding sequence ATGCAGATCGTACTCATCAGCGGGCTTTCCGGTTCGGGCAAGAGCATCGCGCTCAATGTCCTCGAGGACGCCGGCTACTACGTGGTGGATAACCTTCCGGCGGCGCTGCTGCCGCAGCTCGTCGACCATTTGCGCTGTGCCGGTGGCGAGCGGGTCGCCGTGGTGGTGGACATGCGCTCGGGAACGAGCATCGACACGCTGCCGCAGGAGGTCGCCGCCCTGCGCCGGAGCGGCACCGATCTGCGCTTCATCTTCCTCGAGGCGCGCGACGATGCGTTGATCGCGCGCTTTTCCGAAACCCGCCGCCGCCACCCGCTGGCCGTCGGCGGAGTGACCCTGGAAGAGGCGATCCAGCGCGAACGCGATGCCCTCGACAGCATCGCCGAACTCGGCCACCGCATCGACACCAGCAACCTGCTGCCCAATACGCTGCGGGCCTGGGTGAAGGGATTCATCGACCTCGCGCCGGCCGAAGGCCTGACCCTGATGTTCGAGTCCTTCGGCTTCAAGTACGGCATTCCGCTCGATGCCGACCTCGTGTTCGATGTGCGCTGCCTGCCCAATCCGCACTACGACCCCCAACTGCGTCCGCTCACCGGGCGCGACCAGCCGGTGATCGATTTCCTGCGCACGATTCCCGAAGTCGCCCGCATGGGCGAGGACATCCGCCGCTTCCTCGCCGACTGGCTGCCCGCCTACGTCGGTGACAACCGCAGTTATCTCACCGTGGCGATCGGCTGCACCGGGGGCCAGCACCGCTCGGTGTACCTCGCCGAGTGGCTCGCCACCCAGTTTCGCGGTCAGCTCGAGGTCATCGTGCGCCATCGCTCGGATGCACGCCGGATCGCCGATCGTGCGGCTGCCGGGGGCGGCGACGCGGCGCTCGGGCCGGCGGCGTGA